A portion of the Pogoniulus pusillus isolate bPogPus1 chromosome 6, bPogPus1.pri, whole genome shotgun sequence genome contains these proteins:
- the NKX1-2 gene encoding NK1 transcription factor-related protein 2: MSAKRSRDPHSPAESSAEGAGQEHDEEGPPGDGTEASDRTQPTAPPGPEEPVSPRGTRRRRAEAGCGKPRRARTAFTYEQLVALENKFRATRYLSVCERLSLALSLSLTETQVKIWFQNRRTKWKKQHPGADGAAPAASPSTAAAAGSGSSSPPGPGSLPFQTFPSYAATSVLVPPAAPFPLSGGPFAPFLGPAYLGPFYAPHL; encoded by the exons ATGTCGGCCAAGAGGAGCCGGG ATCCGCActccccagcagagagcagcgcCGAGGGAGCGGGGCAGGAGCACGACGAGGAGGGACCGCCGGGGGACGGGACGGAGGCTAGTGACAGGACCCAGCCCACAGCTCCTCCTGGTCCGGAGGAGCCGGTCTCACCGCGGGGCACCCGGCGGCGACGGGCCGAGGCGGGGTGCGGCAAGCCGCGGCGGGCCAGGACAGCCTTCACCTACGAGCAGCTGGTGGCCCTGGAGAACAAGTTCCGGGCCACACGGTACCTGTCTGTCTGCGAGCGCCTCAGCCTGGCgctgtccctcagcctcaccgAGACACAAGTGAAGATCTGGTTCCAGAACCGACGCACCAAGTGGAAGAAACAGCACCCGGGCGCCGACGGGGCGGCCCCCGCCGCATCGCCCTCCACGGCAGCGGCTGCGGGCAGCGGCAGCTCCAGCCCGCCGGGCCCGGGCTCTCTGCCCTTCCAGACTTTCCCATCATACGCCGCCACCAGCGTTCTCGTCCCGCCCGCCGCTCCCTTCCCGCTGAGCGGGGGCCCCTTCGCGCCCTTTCTGGGCCCCGCGTATCTCGGCCCTTTCTACGCCCCGCACCTCTGA